In a single window of the Halomicroarcula saliterrae genome:
- a CDS encoding ATP-grasp domain-containing protein — MPTVLVTGVGGASGIGAVRALQETTAHHVVGVDMDPDAAGLYLADDGRQIPPASDDAWGRVMREVIEDHGVDVVVPTVDEELPELGTLPEAVPTVAPRPAVVGMALDKYATYRQLDDAGHAVPQTWLASEAESIPEHAYPLVRKPRRGRGSRGIRRVATPAELDRALDETDRSDDEVVFQSFVEGTEYTTSVVATTDDRLLAVVPKEAIEKQGSTVKGVTRSHDAVRDACRELFESLSPRGPMNVQQIVDDDGRPYTIEINPRFSSTACLTVKAGVNELDLLVRDALGERVPRSDGYDAGVYFLRYHDHVFVDKDRFRSRVSEP; from the coding sequence ATGCCGACTGTTCTCGTCACCGGCGTCGGTGGTGCAAGCGGTATCGGTGCCGTCAGGGCGCTCCAGGAGACCACGGCCCACCACGTCGTCGGTGTGGATATGGACCCCGACGCTGCCGGGCTGTATCTCGCCGACGACGGTCGTCAGATTCCGCCCGCCAGTGACGACGCGTGGGGCCGTGTAATGCGGGAGGTCATCGAGGACCACGGTGTCGACGTGGTGGTACCCACCGTCGACGAGGAACTCCCCGAACTCGGGACGCTCCCGGAGGCGGTCCCGACGGTCGCCCCGCGACCGGCCGTCGTCGGGATGGCCCTGGACAAGTACGCCACCTACCGGCAGCTCGACGACGCCGGCCACGCCGTCCCACAGACCTGGCTCGCCAGCGAGGCCGAGTCGATACCCGAACACGCCTATCCGCTCGTCCGGAAGCCGAGGCGGGGCCGCGGGAGCCGCGGTATCCGGCGGGTGGCGACCCCGGCCGAGCTCGACCGTGCGCTCGACGAGACGGACAGGTCCGACGACGAGGTGGTATTTCAATCGTTCGTCGAGGGCACCGAGTATACGACGAGCGTCGTCGCGACGACTGACGACCGGCTCCTCGCGGTCGTGCCGAAGGAAGCCATCGAGAAACAGGGGTCGACGGTGAAAGGCGTGACCCGCAGCCACGACGCCGTACGGGACGCGTGCCGGGAGCTCTTCGAGTCGCTCTCGCCACGCGGGCCGATGAACGTCCAGCAGATCGTCGACGACGACGGCCGCCCCTACACTATCGAAATCAACCCGCGCTTTTCGTCGACGGCGTGTCTCACGGTGAAAGCGGGGGTCAACGAACTCGACTTGCTCGTCCGCGACGCGCTGGGAGAGAGAGTCCCCCGCTCGGACGGGTACGACGCGGGCGTCTACTTCCTGCGGTATCACGACCACGTCTTCGTCGACAAGGACCGGTTCCGCTCACGGGTCAGCGAGCCCTGA
- a CDS encoding redox-regulated ATPase YchF has protein sequence MLSIALAGKPNAGKSTFYKAATMADVDVGNYPFTTIDANRGVSHVRTQCPCLARDERCGDDNCRAGKRYVPVELIDVAGLVPGAHEGRGLGNQFLDELTNADVILNVVDASGGTDAEGEPVEVGEHDPVEDVDFVEEEMDLWLASIVSRNWESIERQSRSPDFALEASLVDLLAGVGASELDVARTLRELDYPEDPIAWTDADREALAREIRERTKPIVVVANKADIAPEGNVERLREAADIVVPATADGELALRNAATAGVVAYDPGDADFEIVGDVSDQQRQGLDRIRAVMTEFGGTGVQGAMDTAVYDLLDRITAYPVQNDTRWTDGQGNVLPDAHLLPRGSTPKDLAYAVHSDIGEGYTHAVDAREQRRVSDETELEEGAVIKIISDAT, from the coding sequence ATGCTCTCTATCGCGCTCGCCGGCAAACCGAACGCCGGGAAGTCTACCTTTTACAAAGCGGCGACGATGGCGGACGTGGACGTGGGGAACTACCCCTTCACGACCATCGACGCCAACCGCGGCGTGAGCCACGTCCGGACACAGTGTCCCTGTCTCGCGCGCGACGAGCGGTGTGGCGACGACAACTGCCGAGCGGGCAAGCGCTACGTCCCCGTCGAACTCATCGACGTGGCGGGACTGGTCCCCGGGGCCCACGAGGGTCGCGGACTGGGGAACCAGTTCCTCGACGAACTCACGAACGCCGACGTTATCCTGAACGTCGTCGACGCCTCCGGCGGGACCGACGCCGAGGGCGAACCCGTCGAGGTCGGCGAACACGACCCCGTCGAGGACGTGGATTTCGTCGAGGAAGAGATGGACCTCTGGCTCGCGAGCATCGTCTCCCGCAACTGGGAGTCCATCGAGCGCCAGTCCCGCTCGCCCGACTTCGCGCTGGAGGCGTCGCTCGTGGACCTGCTCGCCGGCGTGGGCGCGAGCGAACTCGACGTGGCCCGCACGCTGCGGGAGCTGGACTACCCCGAGGACCCCATCGCGTGGACCGACGCGGACCGCGAGGCGCTGGCCCGGGAGATCCGCGAGCGGACCAAACCCATCGTCGTCGTGGCCAACAAGGCCGACATCGCGCCCGAGGGCAACGTCGAGCGACTCCGCGAAGCCGCCGACATCGTGGTTCCGGCGACCGCCGACGGCGAACTCGCGCTGCGAAACGCCGCGACGGCCGGCGTGGTGGCGTACGACCCCGGCGACGCGGACTTCGAAATCGTCGGCGACGTGAGCGACCAGCAGCGACAGGGCCTCGATAGGATTCGTGCGGTGATGACGGAGTTCGGCGGCACCGGCGTCCAGGGCGCGATGGACACCGCCGTCTACGACCTGCTCGACCGCATCACCGCCTATCCGGTCCAGAACGACACCAGGTGGACCGACGGTCAGGGGAACGTCCTCCCGGACGCCCACCTGCTCCCGCGGGGCTCGACGCCGAAAGACCTCGCCTACGCCGTCCACTCGGACATCGGCGAGGGCTACACCCACGCCGTCGACGCCCGCGAGCAGCGGCGCGTCAGCGACGAGACCGAACTCGAAGAAGGAGCGGTCATCAAGATTATCTCGGACGCGACCTGA
- a CDS encoding alpha/beta fold hydrolase: MKLRNALGVAVGAVGATALANRALRSRAGDFEPFLPGEQRTYRWRGFDVAYTEAGDPEDPDLVLLHGINAAASNHEFHAVFERLAEEYHVVAPDLPGFGHTDRPPLLYSASLMTTFVRDFLADESENATVVASSLTGAYAAMAAREVDVAELVLVCPTDTSMGDRSVPRRSLLRAPLLGTALYNLIVSKSSIRYFHADHGYYDMDNLTDEVVDYEWTSGHQPGARFAPASFVSGFLDPEENLGDVLEELDVPITLVWGENADITPLSDGRVLADEADATLVVFGDSLLLPHVEHPEEFVDVVRGEAATVDVTG; the protein is encoded by the coding sequence ATGAAACTCCGCAACGCGCTCGGTGTGGCGGTCGGTGCGGTCGGCGCAACGGCGCTCGCGAATCGGGCCCTCCGGTCGCGGGCCGGCGACTTCGAACCGTTCCTCCCCGGCGAGCAGCGCACGTACCGCTGGCGGGGGTTCGACGTGGCTTACACCGAGGCCGGCGACCCCGAGGACCCCGACCTCGTCCTCCTGCACGGTATCAACGCCGCCGCGTCGAACCACGAGTTCCACGCCGTCTTCGAGCGGCTGGCCGAGGAGTACCACGTCGTCGCCCCGGACCTGCCCGGCTTCGGTCACACCGACCGGCCGCCGCTGCTGTACTCGGCGTCGCTCATGACGACGTTCGTCCGCGACTTCCTCGCCGACGAGAGCGAGAACGCGACGGTCGTCGCGTCGTCGCTGACCGGTGCGTACGCGGCGATGGCCGCCCGGGAGGTCGACGTCGCCGAGCTCGTCCTCGTCTGCCCGACCGACACCTCGATGGGCGACAGGAGCGTCCCGCGGCGGTCGCTGCTGCGAGCGCCGCTGCTCGGGACGGCCCTCTACAACCTCATCGTCTCGAAGAGCTCCATCCGGTATTTCCACGCCGACCACGGCTACTACGACATGGACAACCTCACCGACGAGGTCGTCGACTACGAGTGGACGAGCGGCCACCAGCCCGGCGCCCGGTTCGCGCCGGCCTCGTTCGTCTCGGGCTTTCTCGACCCCGAGGAGAACCTCGGCGACGTGCTCGAAGAACTGGACGTCCCGATAACGCTCGTCTGGGGCGAGAACGCCGACATCACGCCGCTGTCCGACGGCCGAGTGCTGGCCGACGAAGCGGACGCCACGCTCGTCGTCTTCGGCGACTCGCTGTTGCTCCCCCACGTCGAACACCCCGAGGAGTTCGTCGACGTGGTCCGTGGCGAAGCGGCGACCGTGGACGTTACCGGATAA
- a CDS encoding DsrE family protein gives MQSVVHLVSADETEQETALTIAQNMLDDESGSIDDVAVVVQGPAITAASAESEHSDEVQSLLDAGVSVRACRNTLAATDMDESALVDGIETVPEGAVEVTRLEDQGYAYLRP, from the coding sequence ATGCAAAGCGTCGTCCATCTCGTCTCGGCCGACGAAACCGAACAGGAAACGGCTCTCACTATCGCCCAGAACATGCTGGACGACGAGAGCGGCAGTATCGACGACGTCGCCGTCGTCGTCCAGGGGCCGGCCATCACGGCGGCCAGCGCGGAGAGCGAGCACAGCGACGAGGTACAGTCGCTCCTTGACGCAGGCGTCTCGGTCAGGGCCTGTCGCAACACGCTGGCGGCGACGGACATGGACGAGTCCGCGCTCGTGGACGGCATCGAGACAGTCCCCGAGGGCGCCGTCGAGGTGACGAGGCTGGAAGACCAGGGGTACGCCTACCTCCGTCCCTGA
- a CDS encoding DUF7111 family protein has product MAETEATADGITARYTETEAERLLTFEGANGGAAIAQNVEGYAMLKVRPSADGDELERYYGFDMALDHAAELLGTSPNSLPVPEAASDMGM; this is encoded by the coding sequence ATGGCAGAGACCGAAGCGACGGCCGACGGCATCACGGCGCGCTACACCGAGACCGAGGCGGAGCGGCTGCTCACCTTCGAGGGCGCGAACGGCGGAGCGGCCATCGCCCAGAACGTCGAGGGGTACGCGATGTTGAAGGTCCGGCCGAGCGCCGACGGCGACGAACTGGAACGCTACTACGGGTTCGACATGGCGCTCGACCACGCCGCCGAGCTGCTGGGCACGTCTCCGAACTCGCTCCCGGTCCCCGAGGCGGCCAGCGACATGGGGATGTGA
- the meaB gene encoding methylmalonyl Co-A mutase-associated GTPase MeaB yields MSELVEALLAGKHSALARVITKIENRSPGYRDVVSALHRHTGHAEVIGVTGSPGAGKSTLVDKVAAEYRDRGHTVGVIAIDPSSPYSGGAVLGDRIRMASNAGDMDVFFRSMSARGSLGGLSTATTDAVTALDAFGKDYVVVETVGAGQNEVDIVRTADTVAVLVPPGSGDDVQMLKAGILEIGDVFVVNKADLDGADRTVQQLREMLQGRSTAGHHGASGTEVAGTTEDGGAAEDGWEPPIVETVANRSEGVGEFLAALSDHGDYLDRTGGREQQARDRFAAEIRTLLREDANRMVAAELDRGGGLDAYLDAVMARETDPYTVVDEVLEPLRDCLDGRSEHGE; encoded by the coding sequence ATGAGCGAGCTCGTCGAGGCCCTGCTCGCCGGGAAACACAGCGCCCTCGCGCGGGTCATCACGAAGATAGAGAACCGCTCGCCGGGCTACCGGGACGTCGTCTCGGCGCTGCATCGACACACCGGCCACGCCGAGGTCATCGGCGTCACCGGCAGTCCGGGCGCGGGGAAGTCGACGCTCGTGGACAAGGTGGCCGCCGAGTACCGCGACCGGGGCCACACCGTCGGCGTCATCGCTATCGACCCGTCCTCGCCGTATTCGGGCGGGGCGGTGCTCGGCGACCGCATCCGGATGGCCTCGAACGCGGGCGACATGGACGTGTTCTTCCGGTCGATGTCCGCCCGCGGGTCGCTTGGCGGCCTGTCGACGGCGACGACTGACGCCGTGACCGCACTGGACGCCTTCGGCAAGGACTACGTCGTCGTCGAGACGGTCGGCGCGGGCCAGAACGAGGTCGACATCGTCCGCACCGCCGACACCGTCGCCGTGCTGGTCCCGCCGGGGAGCGGCGACGACGTGCAGATGCTGAAAGCGGGCATCCTGGAAATCGGCGACGTGTTCGTGGTCAACAAGGCGGACCTCGACGGTGCCGACAGGACCGTCCAGCAGCTGCGCGAGATGTTGCAGGGCCGCTCGACGGCGGGCCACCACGGCGCGTCGGGCACCGAGGTCGCCGGGACGACGGAGGACGGTGGTGCCGCGGAGGACGGCTGGGAGCCGCCCATCGTCGAGACCGTCGCCAATCGGAGCGAGGGCGTCGGGGAGTTCCTCGCGGCGCTGTCAGACCACGGCGACTATCTGGACAGGACCGGCGGGCGCGAGCAGCAGGCCCGGGACCGGTTCGCCGCCGAGATACGGACGCTGCTGCGCGAGGACGCCAATCGGATGGTCGCCGCGGAGCTGGACCGCGGGGGCGGTCTCGACGCCTACCTCGACGCCGTCATGGCCCGCGAGACGGACCCCTACACCGTCGTCGACGAGGTGCTCGAACCGCTGCGGGACTGTCTGGACGGGCGGTCCGAACACGGCGAGTGA
- a CDS encoding polymer-forming cytoskeletal protein, translating into MQLGSDPLSELSIPDGTTVEEHDLVTDGDVVVGGQSTVEFGVRGRSVIADERVRFGGHIEAEGDCRLDMWCDVADNVLVGEDAYIGERVHIGGELRVAGDLDIGDDVDIEDGFEANGWIVIRNPMPTIVFLFVYLSQLLRIGEDEAAEEVLSEMLGDDEDGTEPLLIPRGASVSDDAWRVSTPAVVGDDCRLHGNIRAQSLEVGRDNIVFGSLRAREDIALGKGSEIKGDVTTRDGDVRIGPGVKVWGDISADTVALHENATIDGKIRASEEMRTHTEEVLDRPDEDAEAMAEMADELNGGQDDQSAAQGTADSDTTESDDERADGDDATAADDTDDERAAEAE; encoded by the coding sequence GTGCAACTCGGCTCCGACCCGCTCTCCGAACTCTCGATTCCCGACGGCACGACCGTCGAAGAACACGACCTCGTCACCGACGGGGACGTGGTCGTCGGCGGCCAGAGCACGGTGGAGTTCGGCGTCCGCGGGCGGTCGGTCATCGCGGACGAACGCGTGCGTTTCGGCGGGCACATCGAGGCCGAGGGCGACTGCCGGCTGGACATGTGGTGTGACGTGGCCGACAACGTGCTGGTCGGCGAGGACGCCTACATCGGCGAGCGCGTCCACATCGGCGGCGAACTGCGCGTGGCGGGCGACCTCGACATCGGCGACGACGTGGACATCGAGGACGGCTTCGAGGCCAACGGCTGGATCGTCATCCGGAACCCGATGCCGACCATCGTCTTCCTCTTTGTCTACCTCTCGCAGCTCCTGCGTATCGGCGAGGACGAGGCCGCCGAGGAGGTGCTGAGCGAGATGCTGGGCGACGACGAGGACGGGACCGAACCGCTCTTGATTCCCCGCGGTGCCAGCGTCTCCGACGACGCATGGCGCGTCTCGACCCCCGCGGTCGTGGGCGACGACTGTCGCCTCCACGGGAACATCCGCGCCCAGTCGCTCGAAGTCGGCCGTGACAACATCGTCTTTGGCAGCCTGCGGGCTCGCGAGGACATCGCGCTCGGCAAGGGGAGCGAGATCAAGGGCGACGTGACGACACGCGACGGCGACGTGCGCATCGGCCCCGGCGTGAAGGTGTGGGGCGACATCTCCGCCGACACCGTTGCACTCCACGAGAACGCCACCATCGACGGGAAGATACGCGCGAGCGAGGAGATGCGAACGCACACCGAAGAGGTGCTGGACCGGCCGGACGAGGACGCCGAGGCGATGGCCGAGATGGCCGACGAGCTCAACGGCGGACAAGACGACCAGTCGGCGGCACAAGGGACCGCCGACAGTGACACTACGGAGTCGGACGACGAACGCGCGGACGGAGACGACGCGACGGCGGCCGACGACACGGACGACGAGCGGGCGGCCGAGGCGGAGTAG
- a CDS encoding PadR family transcriptional regulator encodes MAKWLRSGRRRDICVLLAAADDGELTGQRLKTRLERRYDTRIDSQSFYGALEAMADAGFVTARTDGIADKYSLTEAGERRLREQFEWLRESLGE; translated from the coding sequence ATGGCGAAGTGGCTCCGGAGCGGCCGGCGGCGGGACATCTGCGTGCTCCTCGCCGCGGCCGACGACGGCGAACTGACCGGCCAGCGGCTCAAGACGCGGCTCGAACGGCGGTACGACACCCGCATCGACTCACAGAGCTTCTACGGAGCGCTGGAGGCGATGGCGGACGCGGGGTTCGTCACCGCACGGACCGACGGTATCGCCGACAAGTACTCACTGACCGAGGCCGGGGAGCGGCGGCTCCGCGAGCAGTTCGAGTGGCTGCGCGAGAGCCTCGGCGAGTGA
- a CDS encoding DUF5800 family protein: MTVLSFDDQGVDVVYDGTEFRLEKTLIEDATQKSYPDVTDHEVLQIVEPDPSLSGEPRRIAEIVD; encoded by the coding sequence ATGACCGTTCTCTCGTTCGACGACCAGGGCGTCGACGTCGTCTACGACGGCACGGAGTTCAGACTGGAGAAGACGCTCATCGAGGACGCCACCCAGAAGTCCTACCCGGACGTGACCGACCACGAAGTGCTCCAGATAGTCGAACCCGACCCGTCGCTGTCCGGCGAACCGCGGCGAATCGCCGAGATAGTCGACTGA
- a CDS encoding cobalamin B12-binding domain-containing protein yields MSVEREQDERTIRCLVAKVGLDGHDRGAHVIARALRDAGFEVIYSGLHRSPDEVVQAAVQEDVDVVGISILSGAHKTLVPRILDGLREYDAFDDRLVLVGGIVPDDDQAELRELGVDEIFGPGASMDEMIGYIREQAPDR; encoded by the coding sequence ATGAGCGTCGAGCGCGAGCAGGACGAACGCACGATTCGCTGTCTGGTCGCGAAGGTCGGGCTGGACGGCCACGACCGGGGCGCCCACGTCATCGCCCGCGCGCTGCGGGACGCGGGCTTCGAGGTCATCTACTCCGGGCTCCACCGCTCGCCCGACGAGGTGGTGCAGGCCGCCGTTCAGGAGGACGTCGACGTGGTCGGCATCTCCATCCTCTCGGGGGCCCACAAGACGCTGGTACCGAGGATTCTCGACGGGCTGCGGGAGTACGACGCGTTCGACGACCGGCTGGTGCTCGTGGGCGGCATCGTCCCCGACGACGACCAGGCCGAGCTCCGCGAGCTGGGCGTCGACGAGATTTTCGGCCCCGGCGCGTCGATGGACGAGATGATAGGGTACATCCGCGAGCAGGCCCCCGATCGATGA
- the wecB gene encoding non-hydrolyzing UDP-N-acetylglucosamine 2-epimerase: MTPRIVFVLGTRPEIVKLAPIIRACDRAEVEYAVVHTGQHYSERLDGVFFDDLELPEPEYNLEVGSGDHAAQTGEMVSRLGGVIEREAPDIVIVQGDTNSAFAGGIVASKRDAVLGHVEAGLRSFNRELPEELNRVLIDHAADHLFAPTDEAADQLRREAIPDERIEVTGNTVVDAVQQHERLARTKSDVLTELGVADEPFALMTAHRGANVDDPDRFQGLLDGIGAYGAHTDVPVVYPVHPRSAENIDEYDLDVPEEIRCVDPLNFLDFLRLESEASIVFTDSGGVQEETCVLETPCVTVRESTERPETLAVGSNVLADPTPESIVAAAFEVRDGPNDWESPFGDGHAADRILETFGVDAPPLSEEVPL, from the coding sequence ATGACGCCTCGAATCGTCTTCGTGCTCGGAACGCGTCCCGAGATCGTCAAACTCGCGCCGATAATCAGAGCCTGCGACCGCGCCGAGGTCGAGTACGCCGTCGTCCACACGGGTCAACACTACTCCGAGCGCCTCGACGGGGTCTTCTTCGACGACCTGGAGCTGCCGGAACCGGAGTACAATCTCGAAGTCGGGTCCGGGGACCACGCGGCTCAGACGGGCGAGATGGTGTCCCGGCTGGGGGGCGTCATCGAGCGCGAGGCTCCCGACATCGTCATCGTACAGGGCGATACGAACTCCGCGTTCGCGGGGGGTATCGTCGCGAGCAAACGCGACGCGGTCCTCGGGCACGTCGAGGCCGGGCTCCGGAGCTTCAACCGGGAACTGCCCGAAGAGCTCAATCGGGTGCTCATCGACCACGCCGCCGACCACCTGTTTGCCCCGACCGACGAGGCGGCAGACCAGCTCCGGAGGGAAGCGATTCCCGACGAGCGAATCGAGGTGACGGGCAACACTGTCGTCGACGCCGTCCAGCAACACGAGCGTCTGGCCCGGACGAAGAGCGACGTGCTCACGGAACTGGGCGTCGCGGACGAGCCCTTCGCGCTGATGACTGCCCACCGGGGCGCCAACGTGGACGACCCCGACAGGTTCCAGGGGCTCCTCGACGGTATCGGGGCCTACGGCGCCCACACCGACGTGCCCGTCGTCTACCCTGTCCACCCCCGCTCGGCGGAGAACATCGACGAGTACGACCTCGACGTGCCAGAGGAGATACGGTGTGTCGACCCGCTGAACTTCCTCGATTTCCTCCGTCTGGAGAGCGAGGCGTCGATAGTGTTCACCGACTCCGGCGGGGTTCAGGAGGAGACCTGTGTCCTCGAAACACCGTGTGTCACCGTCCGCGAGAGCACCGAACGGCCCGAGACGCTGGCGGTGGGGTCGAACGTGCTCGCTGACCCGACCCCGGAGAGCATCGTCGCCGCGGCGTTCGAGGTCAGAGACGGCCCCAACGACTGGGAGTCCCCCTTCGGCGACGGCCACGCGGCCGACCGCATCCTCGAAACCTTCGGGGTCGACGCGCCGCCCCTCTCCGAGGAAGTCCCGCTGTGA
- a CDS encoding thiolase C-terminal domain-containing protein, producing MPDPRIAGAGVTQFGKHPERTGRDLFADAGLEALDQSGVEPEDVDALYYGNFMGELAEHQGHQGPLMAEAIGIDAPATRLEAACASAGAAVREAVKTLRNGESEVVVVGGAERMTNIGTAAATDALAIAADDLYEVRAGMTFPGAYALMARAYFAEYGGSHEDLGHVAVKNHEHALVNDHAQIQSEITLDEAMEAPTIAAPLGLYDSCPITDGAAAAVLTTEEYAAEHDLDAPVVISGSGQGGDNLALQDRPHLARTPAAEKAAEEAYADAGIEAGDVDVAEVHDCFTIAEVLAIESLGLFDPGEGIHAATEGVTTRHGEMPVNLSGGLKAKGHPVGATGVAQLATIAWVLDGTHPRADAVPDGRVGVAHNAGGTVASTTVHVLEVRE from the coding sequence ATGCCAGACCCACGTATCGCGGGGGCCGGTGTCACACAGTTCGGGAAGCATCCCGAGCGGACCGGTCGCGACCTCTTCGCGGACGCCGGACTCGAAGCGCTCGACCAGTCGGGGGTCGAACCCGAGGACGTCGACGCGCTGTACTACGGGAACTTCATGGGCGAACTCGCCGAGCATCAGGGCCACCAGGGGCCGCTGATGGCCGAAGCCATCGGTATCGACGCCCCGGCGACCCGGCTGGAGGCCGCCTGCGCCTCCGCCGGGGCCGCCGTCCGAGAGGCCGTCAAGACGCTGCGAAACGGGGAGAGCGAGGTCGTCGTCGTCGGCGGCGCCGAGCGGATGACCAACATCGGCACCGCGGCGGCGACCGACGCGCTGGCCATCGCCGCGGACGACCTCTACGAGGTCCGGGCCGGGATGACCTTCCCCGGGGCCTACGCGCTGATGGCACGGGCGTACTTCGCGGAGTACGGCGGCTCCCACGAGGACCTGGGCCACGTCGCGGTCAAGAACCACGAACACGCGCTGGTCAACGACCACGCCCAGATTCAGTCGGAAATCACGCTGGACGAAGCGATGGAGGCACCGACCATCGCCGCGCCACTTGGCCTGTACGACTCCTGTCCCATCACCGATGGGGCGGCCGCCGCCGTCCTGACGACCGAGGAATACGCCGCGGAACACGACCTCGACGCGCCGGTCGTCATTTCGGGCAGCGGACAGGGCGGCGACAACCTCGCGTTGCAGGACCGCCCACACCTCGCCCGAACGCCGGCCGCAGAGAAGGCCGCCGAGGAGGCCTACGCCGACGCCGGCATCGAGGCCGGCGACGTCGACGTCGCCGAGGTCCACGACTGCTTCACCATCGCCGAGGTGCTGGCCATCGAGTCGCTGGGCCTGTTCGACCCCGGCGAGGGTATCCACGCCGCGACCGAGGGCGTGACGACCCGCCACGGCGAGATGCCGGTGAACCTCTCGGGCGGGCTCAAGGCCAAGGGCCACCCCGTGGGCGCGACCGGCGTCGCCCAGCTGGCGACCATCGCGTGGGTGCTCGATGGCACCCATCCGCGAGCGGACGCCGTCCCGGACGGCCGTGTCGGCGTCGCGCACAACGCCGGCGGGACCGTCGCCTCTACCACCGTCCACGTTCTGGAGGTGCGAGAATGA
- a CDS encoding Zn-ribbon domain-containing OB-fold protein has product MTETSRNGEYDDWLDSIEAGEGYYVECDEGHGWLPPRRVCPDCGSRELREEPLPDSGEIATHTTITVATPQFEDDAPYVTAIADFGPVSVTGLVRGVDPEDVSMADVVGIEVGERETTGERAVVFRPR; this is encoded by the coding sequence ATGACCGAAACGTCCCGCAACGGCGAGTACGACGACTGGCTCGACAGCATCGAGGCGGGCGAGGGGTACTACGTCGAGTGCGACGAGGGCCACGGCTGGCTCCCGCCCCGACGGGTCTGTCCCGACTGTGGCTCCCGCGAACTCCGCGAGGAGCCGCTGCCCGACAGCGGCGAGATCGCGACCCACACCACGATTACCGTGGCCACGCCGCAGTTCGAGGACGACGCGCCCTACGTCACCGCGATCGCGGACTTCGGTCCCGTCTCGGTGACTGGCCTCGTCCGCGGCGTCGACCCCGAGGACGTGTCGATGGCCGACGTGGTCGGTATCGAGGTCGGCGAGCGCGAGACGACCGGCGAGCGCGCCGTGGTGTTCCGACCGCGGTAG